GCTTCCATTTAAAGGTGCAATTTGTAATATGTGTGTGATAGTTTTTGTTTAAAACATCCAAAATTAGCTGTACATATCCACAGTGTGTAGAGCCAGAACAGTTTTGATGTTTTGTCAAAGACCTGTattgcagagatatctactaAAGTCgacatgctaaccagctagccctcGGCCTTATCATCAGATCTGATACATAAAGTCTGATTGTCATAGTTTCAGCGGGGAGATGTTTGCTATCAGCAAAGTTCCTACATTTCACAAGCTCTCTGATCTTGTTTAGCCTattaaataaacacagtaaacCCAAACCCACCAAATGTCTTAGCTTTTATTCatactcaacagaaacaaagcaaaacccACCAAAACTGTCTTGGTTTCACTTTCGACTGTCTCAACAATCGGCGACTATGGTTTGGTCCCGACCTCCTCgctcctcgctcctctcccgCCTCACGCCTCTCCTCTTCCCGCCTGCCATGGCTTGGTGGAGTCctggtcagagctgctgtaaatcactTTCGCACTCTTTTCCCTGTTGTCAAACTGCCGTCCGTCAGTCTCACAGGCTGCGTTCGGTCCTGATGCGGCCGTGTTCACTGGGAGCCTGCTGAGCTCAGGCTTTGAGGCAGCCTCAGTTAGCTGCAgggctaactgagctaaccaGCCAACAGCAGCTGGTTGCTACAGCCAAAGATAGCTGCAGCAAAAAGTATAATGAACAtacatattgcacctttaaaagAGATCTTCAGCACGCCTCCTGTCTTTTCTTACGGTAATTAAAGCATCATTCagttttgaaaatatttctcaAAAGTCATAACAAATGGTCATCAAAAGTACCCAGACCCCTTGGAGTATTTAAATCTTACAGTTTGCTTCATGATAAACAAATAACtctgaatttcattttgtcattaaacTAACAGGTTAGTCTGCTCAGTGTTTCAGCACCATGCgtgggaaaaaaatgactgtaatCATCATGTTCCTACAGGacttctttgtctgtgtttttccactgtttcttTGCTTGTGGGTGCTTAAAGTAGAGCTTAATTATCAGTAAGATGGAGCAGTAAAGTGGCAGTAAGTGGTCCAGACCCATAATGGTTGTTTAGGCTCtcagagtgtgttttgtttccagGCTCTCATTATATATTCCCTGTGAGATTTCTCCTTCCTCTAAAAGTACTTTCCTGCTTTTTACTTCTTACAGCTGCTGAACCTGAGAGTGATATTTACATGCGCTTTATGAAATCCCACAAGTGCTACGACATCGTCCCCACAAGTTCCAAGCTGGTTGTGTTCGACACGGCGCTCCAAGTTAGTACTGTTCCTGCAGATTAATCTTTATATGGTATCGAGGTTGCTTGTCTTGAGGAGAAGTTAATGTTCAATAGCCCTGCGGTTAGTGGGATTGTCATCAGGCTGTTAAACAGTAATCCTGCGGAGGTCCGACCTTCTTTGATGTGTAGATCTTCAACCACTAAATCCACAGAAGCTCCGAGTTAAGATTTCTTATCtaaaagacacagaaatacTAAAACCAGCGCAAAGCCATCCACAGTTCAGAGTGTGCTTCACAAAATGCATCACAAGTGGCTCCTCCGCTCGTGAGAATGTGACAAAACCAAAAGTCAGATGAGGATAAAGGAACCAAGGATTACATCCGATTACACATTAACTTggtgatttttcttctttcactctATCGATTAGCCTGTGAAATGTCAAGAGAAGAATTGAAGTTCAGAGAGCAAATCTTCAGGCTTGGACCAGAGAGGCTTTATCGTCTTTGCTTAATAGAACAACTGATTGGATTAATTATCAGAATTGTTGCTGATTAGTTTTCCATCCATCAGCTAATAGAATAAGTGATTCAGCTCCAGAGAAGTCAATTATTGTGTATAATGTTGTTGTATAATCTGATTTGGAGTTTTCATTTCAACTGTTGCTTGACAGGTTAAGAAAGCGTTTTTTGCTTTGGTCGCCAACGGTGTGCGAGCTGCTCCACTATGGGACACAGAGAAGCAAAGCTTTGTGGGTAAGAACTCCAAAACCTGTCACAAAACTGACTTTATGACCTTTATTCTCTTATCACGGACTAATATAATTTCTTTAATATGTATAGGAAGTGtagtttctgtattttaaagacattttctaGGTTGGTTTCTGATATTTGTTGCTGTTCAGGTCCAGGTTAAGTTAGTTTTACATTGAGTTTGATGTATAAACACATTATTAAATTAGAAATCCTTACAAGTATTTGGTCCAAATAAGGTTTAAAAAAGGCTTCCACACACTTTGCACATTTCAGATTTAATTGCCAAGCTTTCAGCCAAATGCCATTTCCAAAGAAGAGACAGAGCTTTTCCATTAAATGGAACATTTGCAAGAGAAAAGCTGTTTAGAGGCCTGTATTCGTCTTACTTGCTCTGTAGATTTGACTCTAGTATCTCAGTAAGACTTCAGTGTGCAGTCTACATATTTGTAGTTAATTCCTCTGAACAGAGTTGGAAAATGCGCCTGCTGTGCTATTGCATCATTGCCGAAtgaacacagaggaaactgtgtttaatgttgATGGTCATGGCTCGTGGAGCACGATGCTATATTGAGCAGAAGTCATTAGAGCTGTCATAAACCATTAAGCATAGCAATGGCTCCTCTGTATTGACCAGTGTTCAGAGAGAGTTTGAGAACAAATTGTgtactctaaaaaaaaaaaaaaagtctcttaGTAAGATTGTATCAAAAGCCAAAGCAGCGGTGAATTGGCTTTGTTGTTGAGTTTATTGCAAATTAGCCtgtgatgaataatgaatgtcAAGTCCGCATGAGGATAAAGGGGGGGgtgtcagtgatgtgttgtTTGGGCCACGCCCTTGTAAGCGCCGTCTCTTCGACCTAATTGCACAATGCCTGCAGCCACGGCGCTGTGTGTTGTGCTGATTCTCATGTGTTTTAATGCCGTTTCCATTGCAGGAATGCTGACAATCACAGATTTCATCATCATACTACACAGATACTATAAGTCACCGATGGTAGGTCCACTTGCCAGTTAATGTTTGCATGAGATTTACTTCTTTCACTGaggttttttaatgtttttctctttaatgtcTATTTCTTGTTGTATTTCAGGTGCAAATTTATGAATTAGAGGAACATAAGCTTGAGACGTGGAGAGGTTAGTGTCGTGATCATGCTGTCGTGTTTGTGTAGCATGCATGATGGACTGTTTTATCAAAAGGATAAAAAAACACTTAGAATGTTTATTtctctccacacagaagtttacCTGCAAGCTACATTCAAACCTCTGGTCAACATATCGCCTGATGCAAGGTGCGTTACCTGACAATAAATAATGgatctgtctgtttttacacatttcatctgtgtgtgtgtgtgtgtgtgtgtgtgtgtgtgtgtgagagagagagagagagagagagagagagagcgagcagggTTTGTTGTGCTTCTTGTAAGCAatcattgtgtttgttgtgttgcagcCTGTTTGATGCAGTGTACACcctcatcaaaaacaaaattcacCGCCTGCCTGTCATCGACCCTGTCACGGGGAATGCACTTTATATTCTCACACACAAGAGGATCCTCAAGTTCCTCCAGCTTTTTGTGAGTCCAACACGATCaccgtcagtctgtctgtgaatgGGTGTTGAGCTTGAAGAGCATTTTAATCTatatgatggatgatgatgatcaagCTGAGAGCCTGTCTTACTTTCACTTGTctgctgccccctagtggtcaaCGCCGgaattaattaaaatgtgacattaacGAATTAAGTGAGGAATctgtctcattgtgtgtgtatttgtgttcgCCAGATGTGTGAAATGCCAAAGCCAGCTTTCATGAAGCAGACTCTCGGGGAGCTGGGCATTGGTACGTACCACGACATTGCTTTCATCCACCCGGACACGCCCATCATCAAAGCACTCAACATCTTTGTGGAGAGACGAGTGTCTGCCCTGCCTGTGGTGGATGAGTCTGGTAAGATCACGAACTGAGGTGCAGACGATGTATAATAATGAGAAATTAACCTGCTTTCTCACTGGAGATCTTTATGTTCTCTTACAGGCAAAGTGGTGGATATTTACTCCAAGTTTGACGTGATTGTGAGTAGAAATTTGtatgatttctgtttttgaatggacaaaatgccaaatattaGAGAATGAACTGCTCTGTGATTTGCTGTCTCACTttatatgttttcatgtttgtgtgcagaacTTGGCCGCTGAGAAGACGTACAACAACCTGGACAACACCGTGACGCAGGCTCTGAAACATCGCTCTCAGTACTTCGAAGGAGTCATGAAGTGCCACAAAATGGAAACAATGGAGACCATTGTGGACAGAATAGTAAAAGCAGAAGTGAGACTTTTTACAACACAAAGATGTGTACATCTATTTATTGACCCAGTAATGATTTCAGGTTCATCTGCGATGTTATGTTTCTGCCAGGTGCATCGGCTGGTCGTGGTGGATGAGCGCTCCAGCATTGAGGGCATCGTCTCCCTGTCGGACATCCTCCAGGCTCTGGTGCTCAGCCCTGCAGGTATAGAAGCTCAGCATTGCTAGCCTCAACTCACCCTCTGTCCCGGACTCTGAGCTCTCTCCCCAACCTGCCCTCTAACCCTGTCCCGGGTAGGAAACACACCGACTTTACTCCTGGATGGTTGTCGCCTGTAGCTGGCTGTAAGGTGGCATGGTGCCTGTTTGTCCTGCCGTGTGCAGCAGTGTTGTGTCAGGATGTAGAGGGTGTCGTCCTCTGGAGACACATTCCAAGTCTGCTCTCACTTTGCATTGAAATGTATTGATATGCACCTGTCGGGTAGTTGcaaattgtgtttgtatttgataCGTTCATAGTTGCAAGATTGAGGGAATTCAAGCTGGCCAGCACCTCTGTTGCCCAGCGGTGAAAATGTGGTTCGTTTACCTACACATGTTAATTTGTTGAACATATTTGGGTTTGCACCACATCCCCTAAttgagagaaaagcacaagacgtGGTGCGATTTGTTGGGAATGAGACTGAAATTCCAAAAACCCTCCAACAGCTTTGAAGTTTAGTGGATGTAAGGCGATGGATGCTGACACGTGTCAGGCAGCATTGATGCTTCGAAAGCCGAGCTCAACAACACGAGCCGAGGTCAAACTGATCTGAGAACAGACGTTGTGTCGAAATGAGGTAAATGTGTTGAATCAAGACGAGCTTCAGGCCTGTGCCGATCCTCATATCAAACTCTTCCTTCATGCATTTCTGACTTAGATAAATATCAGAGTGTAAACTACAGCGAGCATGAAAAGGTCTCATTtggctgtgtttggtttgttttcgCTTTGAACCCTAAAGCTGTCAGTGCGGTGGGATGAGGCGTTACTCAAACTCTGTCCATTACACAACACGAGGCCGTTGTTACTATATTTAAAGCCTGCGGTTCACCGTTGGAATAGGGCtttgtgaaataaacaaacgaaatgcaaaatgtcaacaaagtTACAGATCTCCTCCACACAGGCACGAAGGCATACGTGAAGTTCTCTCTagacagtgaagctcaaacattcaaccgtaggaacaagaagaaaaacacatttctgactgaAATAAGTGGTTTGAATCCCAGATTTTAGTTTAGTAAACTAAGACATAACCTGTCCTGTCCAGAGGCTCGACGTATTAGAAATTCTGCTCACTTATGTTTGGCTTTTAGTAGATGTAGCTGCATTTTGCCAGTAGCAAGCTTTACTTTGATGTGAACATGTTTTGTATTGATACGCTTGAAAACAAGTAACAGATGTCTGCATAATTTTagtgatttcagtgtttgagtgttttgctgtgtgttcaggctgcagATCAGCAGCGTGCTGTGAAGGAAAACGCCGTGCACACGCGTTTAGGTTCAGGCTCACTGTTTTTCAACCCAGGCTTAATTGAAATGTTTATGTCATCGTTTATATTTGCGCATAACGCAGCCTCGGTTTTGTGAAACTGACCcgtctgctgcagcttctcactgGGTTTGAACAGAGTCCGATGGGGCAGTGATTCAGGGCTTCAAAAAGAATGATTGATCATGTTTTTGAAATCGGGAAGCTCAGTTTAGAcagacatgttgacatgttgtgcggataaaaagcagcagaattaTGCTTACTCCTGCTTGTATTGACTTTATTTATGCTGCATCCTCACAGAAGTGTGgaaataaagtcattaaaactTGCTGGAAACATTGATATGTGAACATGTTTtcataaaacatctgaaaatatgTGTAACTAGAGATTTATcgtggtgttttttttttttccttgtgagATCCTGCAGCAGGTTGTGTTGTGCATGATTATTAATgatgaaaatggatgaaaacatttaaacaagaTTTGGGTTAAACAGCACTAATCCTGCCTGTGCTACGGCGGGCTTATTTACGCATCGCCTCCCTGTCGCCGCCTAACTTgtgttctttcttctcctccgcAGACGCCTGTAAGGAGGAGAACCTGGccgagtgaggaggaggaggaagacgtgGTGGAAGTAAATAAGTTTGAAGGTTGAGGTAGGGAGCGTGAGGCTGACAGTCAGTCTGAAGGTCCCAGAGACGCCTGCAACTGGTGCACTATAGAGGCTTAGAAACCAAAGAGCTAGACAGCTGAATGAAGTGGAGTTCCTGCACTGAGGATTGatttttctgaatttcttttctttttgtttgtttgtttgtttgaacactgatcagataaacacacacagtgtattgTATTTatacacgctgacacacacacacacacacacacacacacacacacacacatacagagatgCATCATGGTCACCAGCCGGGAAAAGGTGGGAGAGTCGATGAGTGATTTAGGGCTTCGGTGTTTTGGGTTGTGTAGTTATCATCGTGCTGCTGTCATCTGTCGATTTTAGTCGCATACTGAATGTCATTACATCAAGGGAAACCTGCATTCTCCTCAGTATTCGTCGCAGAAAGGTGAATATCCACAGATGCAACTTATTGTTTGGTAGCAGATCTACACTTCACCCACAATGTGGCCGTTCTTTGACATTATGAAAGCTGTTTGCTAGTGCCAACGTTGACGCCCAATCTTTATTTGTGCCTTTTGTTTGCCCGTCCTGGTCAGTTAAAACTGACAGGATTTGTGTCCTTTGACTTTTTATTGTCAAACGAGTgcaattattttgattattattattatttttttgcatatgAATGTGCAAATTCTACCTTCTGATTCTAATTCGAGAAACGGCTTCCTTTTATTCGgttgctttttctttcattttagtGTTGAGAAATTCTCTTCAATACATTACATTTGAATCATAAATGGAATAAAATCGGAATCATTTTAGCACAAAAACGTGCAGAGAGTCAAGAGTCGAATGCAGCTGTACATGAGAAGAAATCTGTCGGGGCAAGAACTGCGAGCGAGTGCTTCAGTCGTGATTCAGAGTCATTACGAGGATTATTTTTTGTAATCACATTACAAGACCGAAACATGTCTTTTTAGATGTTtaataagctttttttttttttttttttggcatttatttttAGTCGTTTTCACGCTTCagacactcacaaacacacaaatgaactcGGTGATCTCAGCTGTAGCTCGACAGGACTCATCTCCATCTTTGACTGTAAATAGGTTCGTTTTTCGGGAAACGTGTCAcataaagctttatttttatgAATGTGTCAACATGTTTAAAGAGACCGCggttttaatgttatttttgtaaatatattgcAATATGTCCGGTTCAAAGAGACTTTGTATCAGATcaacatgtactgtaaatgtgcaAGCATGAGAAACTACACTTCAGCAGTATGAATgttctttgttttactttttctatttttctggctgcagaaaaataaatggaCACTGAATGTACTTGAATGCTGTGTTTGTAACTTTTTAGCTGTTGGCATTAAATATACAAGAGATAGGCCTCGCAGATATGTGGACACACACTTACTGACCATGGTACTGGGGGCAGCTGTTCAACCGCTCATGAATGCAAATATCTAATCAGCCGCTGACTTTGAATGTATCATGGTTTTTTGTTTCTCTGGGCAAAAATGCCTTGTTGACGGCAGAGGTCAAGGGAGCAGCCACAGTGGTTCGAGCTGGTAGAAAGGCAACAGTAACTCAACCACTCGtcaaaacaaagacatgcagaAGAGCATCTCTAAACGCGCAACACGTCTAACCTTGAAGCAGAtgggctccagcagcagaagaccACACCAGCTGCCGCTTCTGTCAGCTTAAGAGCAGGAAACCGGGGCTACAGTTGTCACGGGCTCGCCAAAATTGGACAATTGGAGGCTGGAAAAATGTTGCCTTGTCTGACGAGTCTCGCTTTCTGTTGAGACAGCAGGATAACACGCCACAAAGCTCAGATCATCTCAGACCGGTTTCTTGGACACGAGTTCAGTGCACTCAGGTGGCCTCCACAGTCACCAGATGAGATGTCCCTCCAATAGACGCACCTGTGGGATGTCTTGGACTTCCATCAGGGATGCGCAGCCGAGGAATCTGCTGCAACTGTGTGACGCTATCATGTCGTGGACTGCGAAACTCTGAGGAATGTTCCAGCACCTTGTTGAATCAATGCCAAGAAGAATTAAAGGACTTgtgtgtaggattcagtggcatctagtggtgaggttgcagattgtaaCCACGTCTCCCTCCAAGTGTCTAGGAGAGGCTCATGAAAGACACAAAAGGTGCTTTCTGGAGCCAGAATTTGTCCATTCTGCAGAAACACGGCAGTGCAGCATGGTGGACTCCACAGAAGATGACCCACTCTTTCTCATTCCAAGGGAACGAAAACACGATTCTGAAGGCAAACAACGGTCCAGTGGGCATATTTTACTATTTATGACACACAGGCTAAATGATTAATTGTTGTTGCATCCCAGTACATTTGTAGATGAACATGTTAAGTTGAAGTAGCTTTTAAAaatcatgtacacacacagtgtttgagcAGACAAATGTGCATctaacaaaaccacaaaaatacTCAGAATTTAGCCGTCAGTCTTCAGCTGTCTGTCGGCCGAACACGCTATGCATTTAACTCATTCAGCCACTTTCATGATGGACCACAGTAACAGTGTTGCAATAGTTTCATAATTTTGCGTTTTATTTCATACGTACTTTCAGCCGAAACGCTGAAGAAGCAGCACCTCAAAACAAATTCTAAAACATCTCCGTGGTATGCACTAACCTTCAGTTTACTATCACTTTAAATTAGACATGAGAGAGTTTTATCTCACTTTTCACAGCTTCGAGCGGTCTGTGATCACAGACATGATTTGTGGTTGGTAGTTACGAGCCTTCTTTCCTGCTGATTACCATCCTGCGTGAGATTTGAGACGCTTGTCTcgcacatttctttttcattagaCATTTCTGAGAAGAGTATCACTAACCACAGACGGATGAACACTCATCGCCAAAGCTGGAAGCTGTTGAGCTCTCAGCCCTGGAGCCTTTTCTCTTCATGGCATGCTGCCCTGAGGATATTTTAGTGCAGGGATAGGCAGCCGTGTGCCAGAGTGTACCGAGAAAAGGCCggttttcatttcagctgcatgCTAAAGCAGCTGATGGTTCACCCTCTGTGTCTGAAGGTGGTCTGCTCAGTGTTCCGCAGTGTTCCTGTAGATGAGGTAGAAAATTGCAGGCGTGTTTTGAAACCCTGCTGGAGTGTTTGTGGAGCAGCCACAAGGTGACACTGTAGTACACAGTTCAGGCAGCGCAGGGCTTCAATCACAGTTGATCCCATAGTGGTGTAATAAGTAACAACCTCTTTCTCATTGAATATTTACACTCCAATAAGAGATGAATGATTTCCAAgcgaggattttttttttcttcttcttttttttttttatctctttcaaGGAAATTGCTAGATTTCAGCAGGAAGTTTTTTAATGCAGCAAAGGTTGCCTCTAAATGAGGCGAAGGTACCATGAGTGGATCTGATGGACTTCCAAATGAGGGGTGAAACTGGACCAGACTTACTCCAGACAATCTGCTTTGATCTCCCAATCTCCCCTGTGATACCGAGCGCTGGGAAAGCCTCCTCTACACCTTGTAGCCCTAAAGCAGAAGAGGCAGGAGGGCTTcaccagccccctcctcctcttctcactgcccatctttctctctttctttgcacacacacacacatattcaccacCCACACCCGCACCGGACTCTCTTTTGAAAGT
The Chaetodon auriga isolate fChaAug3 chromosome 12, fChaAug3.hap1, whole genome shotgun sequence genome window above contains:
- the LOC143329561 gene encoding 5'-AMP-activated protein kinase subunit gamma-1-like isoform X1, producing MGSTVMESSKESSKKMPKKRRSLRINMPDFTFTSPQVETSGSAKRGTQTGERCIRSASPTKGARSPASALLPPCPQSAPVQSKTSSGSPKTIFPYPSHQNSPPKSPHRLSFSGIFRSSSNSSPTSIKLFSRTRRASGLSTPPTTPTQSSSQPLFTQEAPPSRPSPERLEASSRSRSLSTPPDTGQRLSFPSAKPPIPSSNPVPSYSTSQQVYGLFEGMLEKLELDDDAAEPESDIYMRFMKSHKCYDIVPTSSKLVVFDTALQVKKAFFALVANGVRAAPLWDTEKQSFVGMLTITDFIIILHRYYKSPMVQIYELEEHKLETWREVYLQATFKPLVNISPDASLFDAVYTLIKNKIHRLPVIDPVTGNALYILTHKRILKFLQLFMCEMPKPAFMKQTLGELGIGTYHDIAFIHPDTPIIKALNIFVERRVSALPVVDESGKVVDIYSKFDVINLAAEKTYNNLDNTVTQALKHRSQYFEGVMKCHKMETMETIVDRIVKAEVHRLVVVDERSSIEGIVSLSDILQALVLSPADACKEENLAE
- the LOC143329561 gene encoding 5'-AMP-activated protein kinase subunit gamma-1-like isoform X2 — encoded protein: MGSTVMESSKESSKKMPKKRRSLRINMPGERCIRSASPTKGARSPASALLPPCPQSAPVQSKTSSGSPKTIFPYPSHQNSPPKSPHRLSFSGIFRSSSNSSPTSIKLFSRTRRASGLSTPPTTPTQSSSQPLFTQEAPPSRPSPERLEASSRSRSLSTPPDTGQRLSFPSAKPPIPSSNPVPSYSTSQQVYGLFEGMLEKLELDDDAAEPESDIYMRFMKSHKCYDIVPTSSKLVVFDTALQVKKAFFALVANGVRAAPLWDTEKQSFVGMLTITDFIIILHRYYKSPMVQIYELEEHKLETWREVYLQATFKPLVNISPDASLFDAVYTLIKNKIHRLPVIDPVTGNALYILTHKRILKFLQLFMCEMPKPAFMKQTLGELGIGTYHDIAFIHPDTPIIKALNIFVERRVSALPVVDESGKVVDIYSKFDVINLAAEKTYNNLDNTVTQALKHRSQYFEGVMKCHKMETMETIVDRIVKAEVHRLVVVDERSSIEGIVSLSDILQALVLSPADACKEENLAE